In Babesia microti strain RI chromosome IV, complete genome, the sequence TTCATAATTGTGTGAGTTCAACTGTTTTTTACCGATAATCGgcattataattttaatttgtacatCCTAGACATATTTAAGTATTCATATATGTTATAAGTATGATTTGTGTTGTGTATGTGAGTTTTAAAAGGATTGCTTTTGTGGACAACTcgatgaatttttatatttaaaaaattacataaatgGTTAGGGATGGGTCACCCCAGTATGACAGTGTATATCTGATGGGGGGATATACTATCAGAGGTACcgtaaataatcatatcAAACGCTATTCTAGGGTATTTGCAGTGTTAAATTCAGAAATTCAGTTCTAGTGCAAAGGTTTATATTGACAGAGagacaaaaataatttgtcaaGGTTTAACTGGTAAACAGGTAAGTGTATGACCTTCCTATGATGAAATCCGGTCATGCTAATTTGACACTGCAATCTGCAGTCGTGAGAACATTCTAACATTATTTGAGGAAgcttaaatatttgttatatttcaaaaaatgggacattttacatttcccattttataaatatataaaactAATTCATAGGGTTCATTCCACACGACACAATGCCTTAACTACTGCGGTACCAAATTTGTTGGAGGTGTGCATCCCCAAAAGGGTGGTTCAACCTGGGAATCACTAGACTTTCAGCATAAGTTACCCATATTTTCCTCTGTCAAAGATGTATGTATATTGTTTTATActattaataaaataatcaacTGATAGtggattattttattaatagTATAAAAACAATATCATTTAGGCAATGAGTGCAACTGGTGCCAATGCCTCTATGATTTTTGTCCCTGCTCCAGTAGCCAAAAAGGCGCTTGAGGAAGCGATTGAAGCGGAAATGCCATTGGTTGTATGTATTACTGAGGGCATTCCGCAACATGATATGATCAAGATACGACATTTGATTAAGGAAAAGGATAATAAAACGACTCTAATTGGGCCAAATTGTCCAGGAATTATCAAACCAGGGCACTGTAAAATTGGCATTATGCCCGGATCGATTCACATGCCAGGGTCAATAGGTAGGTAGAATAATAGTCATACATACatattacatataattatatatgaatttCACTAAATATAATACTTCACaactatatataactaattaatgttAAGCAATTCCtatatattaacattaACAAAAACTCTGAACTTAAAGAACAAGAATCTCCCCGTATAATAtcacaattaaaaatgcaaataaataattgagaatattatatattaatatattgaatttgatcCATTTATACCTTTAAGTGTGATTTTGGTTGATTAAATTTGCACCCTTTATTTAATCCATACCTTGCGGTAGTACAACACTAATAaaaaacattaaaaatgtatgaaACCCAGTAAACCCGCAAGACGCAACTTTGTAAactatatacaaatttatttctgAACCCTTTACTTTACACTCTAATTACATCATCgaacattatttaatggtCATTTTACTGGATAGGATGGCCAGTATTACTGCCAAGGCGTAAAAGAGTAATGGGTGTGTTAAAGGGGTGATAGGCAGGTTAAACCGGCAGGAGAGAGGGCTATCAGTGGTCCAAACTATGCACATTAAGACTATGCTATTGCTATTGTGATTATACAGACTTAAATTGATCATTTGGATCttccaaacaattttaaatgttttgCATATCCAAGGATCGATTTAATGATTTCCTAGTGGTATTAAATTGCGATGCAATTTAAAGTTGTTGTGTAGaatgttttaaattttataataagacattttttaacaaaagTGGATTGTAACTGTCTACAATTTCCGCTAGTTTTGTGTAACAGATCCCACTTTGCTAATGCAGGAATCATAAGCCGAAGTGGTACACTTACTTACGAAGCAGTGTATCAAACCACATCCGTGGGGTTTGGACAATCTGTTTGTATAGGAATAGGAGGGGATCCATTCGGCGGAATAACATTTATCGATTGCCTGGAGAAATTTTCGCAAGACCCTGAGACAAAGGGTAATTATCATGTAATTTAGCTGTCGTAATGATTGGAGAAATAGGTGGGACGGCTGAGGAAGATACTGCAGAGTGGTTGAAGGGTAAAAACTGAACAATTTAGCGAACCCGCAATTTGTTAAGGACAAGAAAGTTATCGCGTTTATTGCAGGAGTATCCGCTCCTCCAGGGAGGAGAATGggtattaaaatattatgatCTAGGTCACGCTGGTGCGATTATTAGTGGCGGTAAAGGAACTGCTAAGGAAAAAATGGAGGTACTTAGGGAAGCTGGAGTGGAAATAGTTGAATCGCCAACCGAAATTGGAATTATACTTAAGAAGATTATGTTGTAGCCATTATTCTATTATATTGGTTATAAACACTTAAAATAATGTGAATGATAATTCTTTGGAGTTTGTGTATTTTTCATATACTAATTATCTGTacaaatgttataattgATTCTCAATGAGTAATTTCACggtaattgttttattaGTGTGTGTAATAACAGTTTAAACGTGTAGTTagttgtaaattgtatgCTATGGTAAAAGTAacttatttttattgtgACATTGTGGTGGTCGCGAGGAAGTTTTTCGCCGTATCCCCTTGTAGTGTACCTGATTTACATACAATCCAAGTTCACATATAAAGACttgttttaaaataatgACGCTAAAAGTCGTTAAAATATAACCTGAAAGAATGTTTAAATCGTGTCTAATAGCATCAGTATGGAATCATATGTAACACCAGTGGATGGAATCACCCACCTCTATAAAGTTTCGAAAGGGATAGTCCCGAATATGAACGTAGATGGGTTCTTCTTTGCGAATGAATCACTAAAAGTGCTTTTGTTGGATGAATTAAAGCTTTATAATGCCAGGAAAACGGGATTCTTACCCTCCATAATGCAATTGGCAAATGTTGCGGCTTTGCCCGGTATTGTCAAAGGTAGTATCGCTTTGCCTGATGCACACTCTGGTATTAAAAGTTCATATTTAGGTTACGGATTTTCCATAGGAAATGTTGCGGCATTTGACATGAGTAGGCCTGAATCAGTGGTTTCTCCTGGAGGTGTGGGATTTGATATCAATTGTGGCGTAAGACTATTGAGAACTAATTTGAATCTGAAGGATTTGGAGGATAAAAAAGATATGTTAGCCACcgcattatttaataaaataccCGTTGGTGTAGGTTCAAAAGGAACAATAAAGTGCAGTGATGGCGACTTATTTGATATACTAACTAGGGGTATGGAATGGGCCGAAGAAAGCGGATTCGCTTGGAGTGAAGATAGGGAAAGATGTGAGGAAAGGGGTAAAATGTCTCAGGCAGATGCAACCCTAGTGTCGGATAGGGCCAAGAAGAGAGGAATCCCTCAGCTGGGGACTCTAGGGGCAGGGAATCATTATGTAGAAGTTCAGGTAACAACATTTAAagtaacaatatataaaatcaaCAATAATGGATGTTATACATATCATATATACCATCTTTGATATAGGTTGTAGAGGAAATATACGACAGTAGAGCTGCCCGTGCTATGGGATTGGAGGTTGAGGGACAAGTATGTATGATGATACACTCGGGCAGTCGCGGTTTGGGCCATCAAGTAGCAAGTGATGCCCTTAACAATATGGAAAAGAATATACCCACTAATGATCCCCAATTGGCTTGTTCACATATCAATAGTGAAAGTGGACAGAGGTATTTGAAATGTATGGCAGCTGCGGCAAATTACGCCTGGGTTAACCGCAGTGTTATGACACATCTTTCGCGTGTTGCATTGAGTGAAGTATTTGACATGGACGCTGATGATCTTGACAtgcatattatatatgacGTTTCTCATAATGTGGCCAAAATTGAGGTATAGTCGTATCcaacaaaaatatagtTTTGTTTATCTTCATTAACCATTATTCATTGATTGTAATTGTGTTTATAATGGTTTAATTAAGATTATGGttgaaaattgttatatttattggagAAATGTCTGATTgattaatacattttttgatattaaaaaaattgaagtTGGATATACTTACGAGTAATTTTTACCTATTTCTAACCATTTATAATCACGATAGTATTggtcaaaatatttttataaataactaattaaataaatggtTAATTAAACGATGTAATCTCTGAACGTGATAAATACATGATAtgaattacaattattacatcaaATACTCTCAAAATAACAGTAACATAGGAGCACATGGTAGATGGGAAGCCTAAAAATTTACTCGTGCATAGAAAAGGTGCAACTAGAGCATATCCCCCCAGGCATAAGCAAATACCACTGgaatatattgatataggTCAGCCAGTGCTGATCGGCGGTACAATGGGCACTTGTTCATACGTCTTAACAGGTACCGAAAAGGCAATGGAACTCACATTTGGTACAACATGTCATGGTGCTGGTAGGGCGTCCAGTAGAAGCAGCGCTAGAAAGACCCTCAGTACGAATAAAGTGATAGATGATCTTAAGAGCAAGGGAATTGCTATTAGAGTGGCATCACCAAGTCTTGTTATGGAAGAGGCCCCTGAGGCCTATAAAGATGTAACGTCTGTCGTAGATGTAAGTATTTGTATTCAGTTGTTTTCTGATGTCTAATCCCTATTCGTGCGCCTATCctagtttatttatttataataatgtgtTAGTAGGAAAACATATTGTTTGGGTAAATAAATAGGTTAGCtgtataaattttcaaatttaagcACATATTAAATAACTGTGATTTAGACATGTCACGAAGCGGGAATATCAAAGAAATGCATCAAGCTCAAGCCAATCGCAGTCATCAAAGGTTGATATGGCGCTAATTAACACTTGTAATTGACGGTGTAATCCGCTGGGGTATATAACCTAATTATCTGATagatattatgtatataaagTGATTAGTACATAATCCAAATCCAACACGATCAAGTAATTGAATGTATATGTTTTCCGAGTCGCGTAGGGAGTGTGAGCATGATTGATAAGTTGCATATATAGTTgagaataattatttgtgcgtatataatgattattgGCTAATGTATAAAGTAAATTGGTGAAACTTTTGGATATTCTTTCagacaaaattttcaccTAGATATACTATATGGCCCCACCTCTAGTGAGTAACATGGCTAACTCTTGGTCTCGCCTATTGACAATAACAGGCAAGTTAATCTTTATTTAGCAACGGCTGTGGGTGCTGCCTGTTTGCTCCACTATCTTTTATCGGATAACCCTATATTTGCATCTGCAACCTCAGCTCCAAGTAGGAATAGAGCTCAAGACGTAAGTACTGACACATGTAGATGACCAAAGCGGAATGTATAGAACTATTAAAAGGCATAGTGAAATCTCAAGAGGAAACCAAAATTGTTATGAAGAAGTTGACCTCAGACCTGATAAACAATCCACTGCGCCTAGAACAGGTATATACCAAGGCCAGTCAAATGCAGCCAGAGGATCCTATGGAGCAATGGGGAGTCACTGTAATTGATCTCGACCATTTGATTGAAAAGTATCAACATGATCCTATTGTGAAGGATTACATTTTGAAGATCATGAATTCGCCCGGCATAAACGATACAACTCTGAGTGACGATGTACGCAATATTACTATTAGTCAAATATTAGCTATCCATGAATATATGCTCAGCGAATTGGAGTCTGTAGTCCGCGAATTCAAATCGCTGCAGAACAGACAAACTATGGAGATTAAAACGTTAACTATTGCTGCGCAAGCAATCGTAGCTGCCAAAGTAGAggaaaaattcaatttaacATCAGATCAGGTTGAATCGGCTGTGATAATAAACCATGCCGAATTAACTGCTAGCCATGCATTCACCAGATTGACTATGCAAATGCAGACGGAGATGAGTGAGTTGATTGGGTAATTTAATGCCATTATTTAGGTGCCAATTTCCCGGGTGGTAAAACGCTCATGTTATAAATACTGTTGTGCATTTTCGCTTGTGTTTTCCCAAACGTAACAATTCTTGGACTAGCGATGTGTAATGAAgttatgttatatttaatctTGTGTAAAACTTTATACAATATCAAATCTTGGCAAtagttttaataatttttaaaatgcTGCAGCAATTAGTTAACGGTTGCTAGCGGTTATCAAATTGagaatataataatattcatttatgAATCTTACGTATAGAATATAGAGTATAGATATAGAATTCTGCCAATGGTTACTGTGGCTATGCATAGTTTATAATCAAGATATCCCTCACATGGAATTGTGGGGAATTGGTTTTCCTACAAAACTAAGTAATAGTTTTAATAGATAACTATTTTGTTGTTtgaaataactaattatcAGTTCACTAACAGcgattttaaaattttaatttaactGTTATTTGTATTAGCGTGCAGATGCTACTAGGGGAAAATGATGACAAACCATAGTTTGTAGGTTAAGACACAAAAAATCTAGACTCATCAGTAACTCTTTTAGCCGAACTCTTGGCGTCCATAAACAAGGCATCTGCAGCTGCCACATGTTCTCGAGTGATTATATTCTCAGATTGCGATTCGCAAATGGCCTTGCATGGCCCAAGTAGTTGTAAACAGAAGCGCAGGCTTGTATTTTTACCAATTTTGCCTAATAGCTCAAGCGCTTCATTGTTAAGCTCGATATTCTCGGTTTTAGCCCGTATGCTTATAACCTGTACAATCTACattaatatgtaatataaaggataatttttatgaaatGGGAACAGTTCACATATTTAAgaacaattttttgaataacTGCAAGATATAAAAACTCACCTGCTCAATAGTGTAAGGGAGAGTCTTGATTATCAACAATCGATCAAGTAGATCCACTGGTAAGCCGTGCGGTTCAATTGAATCGGTTCCACGCACGGTACAAACCTAAATAACCTTTTGAAATACCCCCCTATTGGTAGCTAATATTACTATAGGTGCTAATGGCGATTCTAGTGCTCGATTTAAGTAGGTGAAGCATTCAATGTCA encodes:
- a CDS encoding succinyl-CoA synthetase alpha subunit (overlaps_old_locusTagID:BBM_III06060), which translates into the protein MGGYTIRGTVNNHIKRYSRKFSSSAKVYIDRETKIICQGLTGKQGSFHTTQCLNYCGTKFVGGVHPQKGGSTWESLDFQHKLPIFSSVKDAMSATGANASMIFVPAPVAKKALEEAIEAEMPLVVCITEGIPQHDMIKIRHLIKEKDNKTTLIGPNCPGIIKPGHCKIGIMPGSIHMPGSIGIISRSGTLTYEAVYQTTSVGFGQSVCIGIGGDPFGGITFIDCLEKFSQDPETKAVVMIGEIGGTAEEDTAEWLKANPQFVKDKKVIAFIAGVSAPPGRRMGHAGAIISGGKGTAKEKMEVLREAGVEIVESPTEIGIILKKIML
- a CDS encoding conserved Plasmodium protein, unknown function (overlaps_old_locusTagID:BBM_III06070), with amino-acid sequence MAPPLVSNMANSWQVNLYLATAVGAACLLHYLLSDNPIFASATSAPSRNRAQDMTKAECIELLKGIVKSQEETKIVMKKLTSDLINNPLRLEQVYTKASQMQPEDPMEQWGVTVIDLDHLIEKYQHDPIVKDYILKIMNSPGINDTTLSDDVRNITISQILAIHEYMLSELESVVREFKSLQNRQTMEIKTLTIAAQAIVAAKVEEKFNLTSDQVESAVIINHAELTASHAFTRLTMQMQTEMSELIGCQFPGW
- a CDS encoding tRNA-splicing ligase RtcB homolog (overlaps_old_locusTagID:BBM_III06065), translating into MESYVTPVDGITHLYKVSKGIVPNMNVDGFFFANESLKVLLLDELKLYNARKTGFLPSIMQLANVAALPGIVKGSIALPDAHSGYGFSIGNVAAFDMSRPESVVSPGGVGFDINCGVRLLRTNLNLKDLEDKKDMLATALFNKIPVGVGSKGTIKCSDGDLFDILTRGMEWAEESGFAWSEDRERCEERGKMSQADATLVSDRAKKRGIPQLGTLGAGNHYVEVQVVEEIYDSRAARAMGLEVEGQVCMMIHSGSRGLGHQVASDALNNMEKNIPTNDPQLACSHINSESGQRYLKCMAAAANYAWVNRSVMTHLSRVALSEVFDMDADDLDMHIIYDVSHNVAKIEEHMVDGKPKNLLVHRKGATRAYPPRHKQIPLEYIDIGQPVLIGGTMGTCSYVLTGTEKAMELTFGTTCHGAGRASSRSSARKTLSTNKVIDDLKSKGIAIRVASPSLVMEEAPEAYKDVTSVVDVSICIQLFSDTCHEAGISKKCIKLKPIAVIKG